A single genomic interval of Zunongwangia sp. HGR-M22 harbors:
- a CDS encoding NAD(P)H-dependent glycerol-3-phosphate dehydrogenase, giving the protein MNTVPNIAVIGGGSWATAIVKMLTENLNKVHWYMRSIYAIEHLKKHDHNPNYLSDVEFDINQLQLSNDINEIVSAADILIFAIPSAFLKSELDNLSVSLKDKIVFSAIKGIVPESSLIVGEHFNKFYDIDFENIGVITGPCHAEEVALERLSYLTIACSDEEKAKMLAGFLSSDYIKTKTSDDIVGTEYAAVLKNIYAIAAGIAHGLGYGDNFQSVLMSNAIREMKKFIKKVHKMKRNINDSAYLGDLLVTGYSVFSRNRMFGNMIGKGYTVKSAQMEMSMIAEGYYATDSAYKINKERKAKTPIINAVYAILYEGKNPKKTFKKLADKLD; this is encoded by the coding sequence ATGAATACAGTTCCAAACATAGCAGTTATTGGCGGAGGAAGTTGGGCTACTGCCATTGTGAAAATGCTAACAGAGAATCTTAATAAAGTACATTGGTATATGCGCAGTATTTATGCCATAGAACATCTAAAAAAGCATGATCATAATCCTAACTATCTTAGTGATGTTGAGTTTGATATTAATCAACTTCAGCTTAGCAACGACATTAATGAAATTGTTAGCGCGGCAGATATTTTAATCTTTGCTATTCCCTCTGCATTTTTAAAATCTGAACTAGACAATTTAAGCGTGTCTTTAAAAGATAAGATCGTTTTTTCAGCCATAAAAGGAATTGTTCCAGAAAGTAGTTTGATTGTTGGAGAACACTTTAATAAGTTCTACGATATCGATTTTGAAAATATTGGTGTAATTACCGGGCCTTGCCATGCTGAAGAAGTTGCACTCGAGCGATTATCTTACTTGACTATCGCCTGTAGCGACGAGGAAAAAGCAAAGATGCTGGCCGGTTTCTTATCTAGCGATTATATAAAAACAAAAACAAGTGACGATATTGTAGGAACCGAATATGCTGCTGTTTTAAAAAATATTTATGCTATTGCTGCCGGAATCGCACACGGGCTGGGATACGGCGACAACTTCCAGAGTGTACTAATGAGTAACGCTATTCGCGAGATGAAAAAATTCATTAAGAAAGTACACAAAATGAAGCGTAACATAAACGATTCGGCTTACCTGGGCGATCTTTTAGTTACTGGATATTCTGTATTTAGTAGAAATAGAATGTTTGGGAATATGATCGGGAAAGGTTATACCGTAAAAAGCGCACAAATGGAAATGAGTATGATTGCTGAAGGTTATTATGCTACAGATAGCGCCTACAAAATTAATAAAGAACGTAAAGCTAAAACCCCTATAATCAACGCTGTTTATGCTATACTTTATGAAGGTAAAAATCCTAAAAAGACCTTTAAAAAACTGGCCGATAAATTAGACTAG
- the nadD gene encoding nicotinate (nicotinamide) nucleotide adenylyltransferase, producing MNKKIGLFFGTFNPIHIGHVIIANHMAEFSDLDEVWLVVTPHNPHKKKSTLLNNHNRLDMVFMACEEFEHLQPSDVEFRLEQPNYTVKTLAHLQEKYPTNEFCLIMGEDNLKTFHKWKNYEVILENHSLYVYPRKSGGRVENQFKDHPKITRVDAPVIEISATFIRDSIKEGKFIKPMLPHKVWEYVIHNNFYK from the coding sequence ATGAATAAAAAAATCGGACTTTTCTTTGGCACCTTTAACCCCATCCATATTGGGCATGTGATCATTGCAAATCATATGGCCGAATTTTCTGATTTGGATGAAGTATGGCTGGTGGTTACTCCGCATAATCCGCATAAGAAGAAAAGTACGCTTTTAAATAACCATAATCGTTTGGATATGGTTTTTATGGCCTGTGAAGAATTTGAACATCTACAACCCAGCGATGTAGAGTTTCGATTGGAGCAGCCTAATTACACCGTAAAAACACTGGCGCACCTTCAGGAGAAATATCCTACCAACGAATTTTGTCTTATTATGGGCGAAGATAATTTAAAGACGTTCCATAAATGGAAAAATTACGAGGTGATTTTAGAAAATCATTCGCTGTATGTTTATCCAAGAAAATCTGGCGGAAGGGTAGAAAATCAATTTAAAGATCATCCAAAAATTACCAGAGTGGATGCACCTGTTATTGAAATTTCAGCAACATTTATTCGAGATTCAATAAAAGAAGGTAAGTTTATAAAACCCATGTTACCACATAAAGTATGGGAATACGTAATCCATAACAATTTTTATAAGTAG
- the gmk gene encoding guanylate kinase, producing the protein MKEGKLIVFSAPSGSGKTTIVRHLLKQEELKLDFSISATSRDPRSNEIDGKDYYFLSLEDFKKKIKNDEFLEWEEVYRDNFYGTLKAEVERIWAKGKHVIFDIDVVGGLDIKKIYPERTLAVFVKPPSIEELKIRLKKRKTESMDKINMRVAKASIELATAPQFDFIIENNDLKVALEEAYNLVSDFIKK; encoded by the coding sequence ATGAAAGAAGGGAAGCTCATCGTATTTTCAGCTCCGTCTGGTTCAGGGAAAACCACTATTGTAAGACATCTTTTAAAGCAGGAAGAATTAAAGCTAGATTTTTCGATTTCAGCAACATCTCGTGATCCTCGCTCTAACGAAATTGATGGAAAAGATTATTATTTCTTGTCTTTAGAAGATTTTAAAAAGAAGATCAAAAACGACGAATTTCTAGAGTGGGAAGAAGTTTACCGTGATAATTTCTACGGAACTTTAAAAGCTGAAGTAGAGCGAATTTGGGCAAAAGGAAAGCATGTTATTTTTGATATCGACGTGGTGGGAGGATTAGACATTAAAAAAATCTATCCTGAAAGAACACTGGCTGTTTTTGTAAAACCACCAAGTATCGAAGAATTAAAGATCAGGTTAAAAAAGCGTAAAACCGAGTCTATGGATAAAATAAATATGCGTGTTGCCAAAGCAAGTATCGAGCTTGCCACTGCACCACAATTTGATTTTATTATCGAGAATAACGACCTGAAAGTGGCATTGGAAGAAGCATATAATTTGGTTTCAGACTTTATAAAGAAGTAA